The genomic interval tgtcaaagaatcaagtattcttgttgttacattcacatcaaaaTCTTTCAAAGAcccatgatcactatgtatggCAAATCTTTTGAGACTAGATAGTCTTCCCAAGTTTGTagggccctcacaagtgcataaagctctttgtcataggttgGATAGTTGAGGGCGgcaccatgaagtttttcactaaaatatgcaattgggtgcccaccttgcaacaacacaacacctattcctactcccgatgcatcacactctagctcaaaagttttggaaaagtttggtaaagctagaatgggtgcattaaTGAGTTTagctttcaacctttgaaaggcttgctcatgcttctctgtccaacaaaatggagtgtcttttttcactaactcattgagtggtgaagctagacttgagaagttaggaaCAAATCTCCTATAGAAACTCGCTAGACCATGAAagctcctaacatctcctacattttgtggggttggccactcttggatggcttttattttctcggggtcatcatgtaccccatttttgtttACTATAAAATCTAAAAACACTACACTATCTTCACAAAAAAGTGCACTCATCTATATTAACAAAcaaactatttttcctaagcactaaaAGAACCTCCCTAAGCTGACTTAGGTGGGACTCTAGGCTTTGACTATAtactaatatatcatcaaaataaactactacatatttaacTATGCAATCCCTAAGGACATGATTCATAAGTCTCATGAAAGTGttaggtgcattagtgagtccaaaaggcatcactaacCACTCGTATAATCCAAATTCTATACCTCTAACAGGTTGAAGTCCAATGGGTCCTTCCTTAGGGAATATATcaccaaattcttttaaaagtttttgGACTTGAGGAGGTTGCTCACAAACTTTAGAAAGTGTGGCAGtgcatgcaagtgttcctttacaaagaaGGAGGCCTGAAGGTTGTTCAGATAGAAgtatcttttcaattttattttcaaatttttcttctttctgaatgaccttgtgggaaggaacactcttctcccatgCCTCAGCTTTCTCTCTAAggtctttttctattttttattttctttctctcattttctcttttttgtttcatttgtacttggTCCTTTACCACTTTTGAGGGTGTTAAAGGataaagtaaaaatttattttccttATGAGTAAAAGTAATCTCATTGGTAAGACCATTATGCATAGCTTTCTTATAAAATTGCCATGGTCTTCCCAATAAGATATGACAGGCTTCCatgggtactacatcacataaaatctCATCATTATAGTTCCCCACAGTAAGACTAACTTTTACTCGCTTGTCTACAGTtagttccccatcttcattgatccattgaagtttgtaaggttttggatgaggtaATAATTGTAGATTAAgtttttcaaccatcctagtgctacaacaattgcagcaagaaccactatccacaatgagagaacaaatgttttctaaaactttacatcttgcatgaaagatgttctctctttgtgtttcatggTTCAcactagggtgattgttgagggttcttctgATCATCATTAATTCTCCCTCACAAGGATATGCCACCTTActatcttctttctcttcttcccaACTAGACTCGTCATCTTGGCTGCTATACTCATCCCTCTCTCTTAAGATCATGGTTCTCCTATTTGGGCATTGGGATGCTATATGACCTCTACCAAAACACTTAAAGCACTGGATATTTCTATTGCGGGGTTGTGAGGTAGACACATCTTTTCCTACACTTTTGGGAGTTTCTTTGGGTTTATCTTTTGAAAGACTATCCTCGCTTTCTCTTCTATATTGTTTCTTGGAATAAGAGTTAGAGTAAGAACTCTCCTTGCGACTTGATccttttctcaaattttgttgctcaacttttaTACAAAGTTGGATAAAAACATTCAAGTCCCTATAGGGCAAGAGTTCCACTTGATCCCTTATCTAAGATTGAgaccactaaggaacctagatatggtggtggtttcttcctccctaatagaggctctcatcatgtaaagctccatcttttgcctatactcctctacactcatgttcttttgttggagtctttgaagcttgtccattaactccctattgtAGTATGAAGGAATATGGCGGCGTCTCAGGGCTCCCTTAAGGTCATTCCATTATTCTATGGGAGGGTCCCTGTGGAGGCGCCTATCTCTTTCTAAGgttgtccaccaatacatagcgtTTCCTTGAAAGCTTAaagtggctaagggtaccttcctctccTCGCTAACATgatggcaagcaaaaagttgaTCTACTTTCATTTCCTAATCTAGATGcatgtgatttttttaagtttctaatGTCTTCATCCTTTTCTTTCACAATTTTCAACTCCTCTTCTAAAATAGCAAGATGAGCAtccctttcttttttatcttctatGATTTGGgcctcatgttgcaattgtctatgtgatagtgattgaaagtctttatctaattgttttaaaagagattttatagacTTTCTATCACTTTCACTTGGACtagaagaatgagaagacatgttGAAAGTTATGTGTTAGAAGaaatttgttagaatatatggccttaaacgagagggggatgaattgtttaagaggggcttttgaaaactttttcaactagaacaaaatcctttgtatgaaactcaatcagaaattcagttagccaagatattAAGCACAAAACcacaaagcaccagaaaaacaatcggttgtttcttcgaaacaatcggttgtttatactagcaaagcaataacaactgaatttaaatgagtttaagggaagaaagagatacacaaacaatttatactggttcactcttaaaccaagaactacaactagtccccagaagccactgggcaatccactaagcaatcaaaatagattacacacaaaccaccaaagaagtgaccttgaacccttcaagaaacacactctctttGGCATAACACACCAAtaatgttgatcttgaccacctcaagagcacacaacactccttagCAACAACaccaaaatttacaaaatattcataacgaattacacttgtttatagaacaatctgaaatcaatacagatataatcctattccactctctcttgagaaaacccaaagcttaatgtgaatgttcaaaacttgaaagcaatctttcacaactgaaaaactcaaatatgtttttcttgtttgttataaaacataaacaaactatttatatctttcaaagattagtcaaagcatttaatagaatactcaaataacaaaatagaattctgttaggattttcaaagaaacaatcgattcaaataatgaaataatcgattgttttggtgtgacagcaagtcaaccaaccaaaacagttttcaaccttttcaaaaacacctaagagtaaaacaatcggttgtttcgacaaaacaacaggtttttTTTCACtaagtttgaaaaacactttaaacataaaaaggttttaaaacacattagctttagattcaacaaagagtggattacacatttaaactacccagatcatatcctaaacacaacaacaacttcagccctacatcaaacacttggatttggattcttcaaagcctttgatcactcttgatcaacaatctccccctatttgatgaagacaaatccctggttgcttgtgttggactttCTTTGAATCTAAAGCAGTTCCTGTAAAACAAAACTTATGCAATACACAACACCTATACCAGCAGGTTAGAATAGCACATTTACTTACCAATGTATCAGACAAACAACGGGTTGTTTCctcgattcaatcggttgtgTCTGTCAGCAGAAGCAGAAAACAGTTTCAATTTCAGACATTGGAGAGATTTAACAGTCTGAAACATTTTATAAAGAGCAGACAACACAAAACCAACCAATTCTCCCCATATTTGTCTTTCGAAATAGACtttaagaattttaaaatagtttaagagagattttgagagtcaagaatacctaacttatttcttaagaagaaaaacctttcttttggtAGGGGTTTTGTGAATATACCAGCCAGTTGCAATtttgtttcaatgaatttcacTTCACAATCTTCATTGTTCACATGATTCTGTATGAAGTTGATCTTGCCGGTGACCTGTCCTTTGAAGGCTCCGCAACGTCTAACTCTGCCTTCCGTAAGTCAGCgaacaaaaccaccaaagagtAGTTCACTCTGTGATCTCTGTAAGAACCGTGTTCTCTGCGaattctctctcttctctctgtgCGAAAACTAGCCACTTATCCGTATGAAAAGCGTCCCTAGAAATGAACATGGAACCCCCTTATATACCTTGACACACCCCTAAGTTACTCGCGTACgaagtaacttagcgtgttTCATATGTTGGGTGTCTCGGGCAACCTCAATGTAGGTACCAGGTGCAACTTGGATCAGCGCGCATACCAGGTATTGCCTGTCGTGTGAACGATCACCCCTTCTGCCACGCATGCCACGACCGCCAGCTTCCTCAGACCGCTCTTGTGCGCAGTACCGAAGGGCGTATGGCTTCTCTGACTCCCGACGCCATGCCACACAAGGCTCGGCTGCAGCGCTCTCATCGAGAATTCCCTCTCGTTCCCAGCATAACTGCGTGTGACATAACGACCGATCAGCCTCGTGGCTCACCTGGTCGATGATCGCGCATTCCCTCTGATCACCGACCTCCAAATGATCGCTCTCTTCAAGATGTACCAGCTTCCCTGGCCCACGTGTCCCACTAAGAACAGCCCACGTGGACATCGGTCGCTAACGTCACCCTAAAAtgtgaccgaccggatcacaagccccccagtcgcGAGCTGCgtactcgttctcagcgaagagactaaatGCTCGTTCTCGATGGCCACGTGGCAAGTGACGCCACATCACGTGCCACATCACATATTGCGCTTTAAGTGACGTTACGCTCTCCTTACTTAATCTTGTGACACGTGTGCGCATCAACGGCTAGCGTGAAACGTCGTTTGCATTTCCCTTATTCAAAACTTACGCGCCTCCACTGTTCCATTATCTTCTCCAACACGCTTCTCTGCAACTCGCGAACCCTCCTACTGCGATTCATCTTCTCCATTCCCAGGGTACCAGGAACCGTTCGCGATCACGAAAAGGTACCCCCTTTCTTCCTCTATGGCATATTTAAATAGCTTTTACCGATTGCATTGCTCAAAAACTGCGTTGTGCATACAACATGGGTCGTTTTTCCCTTTCCCGCACTGTACCAAGgcttcttttggtttttctgcGTTTCACTTCTTCTTCCCCTTCGTCGTTTTCATTCCTCTACCTCCTTCGAACCATAGCGTTTGCTCCCTTCATCTTCCTCTTGTTTTTACTGATTCCTTACCTTTTCCCTTCTCCATTGTAGTTACAGACAATGACTCCCACAAAAACTACCGCG from Phaseolus vulgaris cultivar G19833 chromosome 1, P. vulgaris v2.0, whole genome shotgun sequence carries:
- the LOC137815698 gene encoding uncharacterized protein, yielding MDKLQRLQQKNMSVEEYRQKMELYMMRASIREEETTTISRDLNVFIQLCIKVEQQNLRKGSSRKESSYSNSYSKKQYRRESEDSLSKDKPKETPKSVGKDVSTSQPRNRNIQCFKCFGRGHIASQCPNRRTMILRERDEYSSQDDESSWEEEKEDSKVAYPCEGELMMIRRTLNNHPSVNHETQRENIFHARCKVLENICSLIVDSGSCCNCCSTRMVEKLNLQLLPHPKPYKLQWINEDGELTVDKRVKVSLTVGNYNDEILCDVVPMEACHILLGRPWQFYKKAMHNGLTNEITFTHKENKFLLYPLTPSKVMSALFCEDSVVFLDFIVNKNGVHDDPEKIKAIQEWPTPQNVGDVRSFHGLASFYRRFVPNFSSLASPLNELVKKDTPFCWTEKHEQAFQRLKAKLINAPILALPNFSKTFELECDASGVGIGVVLLQGGHPIAYFSEKLHGAALNYPTYDKELYALVRALQTWEDYLVSKDLPYIVIMGL